GATGAGTACGATGAAGAATACGGGGACACATGGCGCAGCACAGGGTTGTGCGCGGGGCAAGGCAGTCAGGGACCATCGGATGCACGTTGGGGACCTTGTCGAGGATCATCGTGTTGCTGGTTTAAGGATGGAGAAGAGTCATGCAATCATGAATTATCTTTCAGTCAGTCAGCCTGGCGAGCGAATAAAGATGCGCCAAAATGATTCATGGTGATCGCTGGTTTACCTCTGAAGAGGGAGGACTGCCGATTTAAATGGCTGGCTCCCTATCGGTGGGGATTCCGTGTTCAACGCCCGTTAGCGACCTCAAACCATAAGACTTAATTTCACGATTAACGCCAGTCAGCAGAGTTTCCTGTTGTTGGGGTTGTAAAAGTCGTAGTTCTACAAGAAATCAGGTCGACCACATTCCAAGCGTCGGACTTGTGGTTTTTGTCATACTGTCCGGCCGACCACTTAGTGGGCTGCCTTTTTTGATTTCGTGGGCGCCGCTTTTTTCCAGCTGGTGACCGGATCGTTGTAGTCGAGCGGGTCGTTCAGGTCGGTACTGAGGGCCAGAAGGTCGGAGCGGAGTTCTTTCATTTTGGCCGCGTATTCCGGATTGGCTGAAAGGTCGCTCTTTTCGAAGGGGTCGTTTTTCATGTTATAGAGGCGTTCACCTCCGCAGGTGGGATAGGTGATGTATTTCCAGTCGCCCTGCTGGATCATGCGCTGTTGGTTTTTATAGGCACCGTAAACGGAGTTGTAGTGCTGAGCTTGTTTATCTTTCAGCAGGGGGAGAAGGCTTTTGAACTCTACATATTCGGGTATAGGGGCATCGGCCAGTTGAAGGGCGGTCGGCATAATATCCTGCAGATAGATCGGCGCAGGGTTTTCAGCGCCGGGTTCAACATTGGGTCCAACGACCATGAAGGGTACGCGTACGCTGTGGTCATACATATTCTGTTTGCCGATGAGTCCGTGACGTCCAACGGCAAGACCATGGTCGGCGGTGAAGACGATGTAGGTGTTGTCGGCTTTTCCTGATTCTTCCAATGCCTGGAGAATGCGTCCGATCTGGTCGTCCATATGCGTGATCAGGGCAAAGTATTCCTGCCGGTGAACTTTTACGGCGAACTCGGTGCGCGGGAAGGGGGCCAGTGCGGCGTCGCGCAGGCTTTTTCCGCAGCCGATTTCATCCTGGTATTTATATTTTGAAACATAGTTATCAGGCAGCTTGATGCGATCAAGCGGATATCGGTCGATGTATTCTTTCGGGGCCTGACGGGGATCGTGTGAGGCATTGAAGGCGATGTACATGAAAAAGGGATCTTTGTGTTCTTTTGCATCGGCTATGAAATCGAGCGCATCATCGGCGACCACTTCGCTCCAGTGTTTCCCGCCTTCCCAGAAACCGCCGTTCGAGGTGTCCCACGGTTTCCATCCGTTTTTATAATCTTCTTCATCGACCGGGCGGAAATAGCCGTAATGCTTCGGTTTGGTTCCGTCTGCTGAGCCCTTGCTCCAGAAGTCCTTCGGCATTCCGGGGCGGTCATTTTTGGCCACATCGAAAATGTCAGCAGGTTTGGCTTTTACATGCCATTTTCCGGTCATGTAGGTGCGGTAACCGGCTTTGCTCATCAGCTGTGACCACATGCGACCGCTTTTGACTTCTTCTTTCATTTTCGGGCCGGTGTCGTGCTGATAGGTCCCCCAGACAAAGCGCCCGGTGTTGAGCATGGCGCGACTGGCAACGCAGACGGCTCCGTTATAGGCGCCCATATTATAGGCGTGAGTGAAGGTTGTTCCCCCCTCAACCATGCTGTCCAGGTGGGGGGTGTCGATATCAAGAATGCCGAATGCCCCGATGGTTTCGTAGGAGAGATCATCGGCAAAGATAAACAGGATGTTCGGTTTTTCAGTTTCCGCTAGCGCCGTGATGCTTAAGCCGGCGAGTGCGCTGATGATGAAATGCTTAATCATGGGATTCTCCTTGTTGAAAAGTACAATTCCAACCTTTGGAAGATTCCAAAGGTTGGAGCCGTCGAGGGACGGACGGTGTGATGCTTAACCTATTTTTTGAATTCGATTTTCAGTGCATAGGCATAATCGCACGGTTTCTTATTTGGAAACCAGACCTGCAGTCCATCGCCATGATTTTCCCATTTAAGTTCGCCTTCATGCCCGAGCATTTCAACAGATACCACTTCCGTGATGCGTGTATTCATTGCTGTAAGATTCGGAAACACGACCGGTTTTTTCTTGGCGTTATGCCAATCGAGTACGAAGGCATAGAGCGTATCGCCTTTGGTGGTGTAGCGAAAATCCTTTGCGGACATTGGTGATTCCAGATCTTTATGTCCGATTTCATTATGACCTTCTCCAAACATATACCAGGGGCGGGTTCCGTAGATGGCTTCACCATTCACATCAAACCATTCGCCGACTTTGTTCAGCAGTTCGGTCGCTTCCGCATCGAGCGTACCGTCAGCTTTGATTGGAATATTCAGCAGCATGTTTCCGTTCTTGGAAACAATATCGATGAGCTTATCGACTACCAGGTCGGGGGTCATATAAGAGGAGCCGGCTTTATAGCCCCAGGAACCGATGGAGTCATCCGTCTGCCACGGTTCGGTCAGGATGGAAGCGGCTTTACCACGTTCATAATCGAGAGTGGCAATGCCGTCGGCATAGAGGCCCTGCCAGGGACGCTCTTTGATGCACATGACCCCTTCCGGGCGTTTGTTATAGAAATGGGCAATCACGTCCATACCGGTTGCTCCGGCATCTTCTCCACGGAACGGAACCGCGCAGTCGTAATAAAGGTGATCCGGTTCATAGTCATCGATCAACTGTTTGATGCGCTTGGCCCAGTTGTCGCGCCATTCCTTCGGGGCATCAAACGGTGCACGCGGGTGGGTGCTCTGTCCGTCATTGGCAGGGTAGAGCCCTTTGGCTTTGCCCTGAGCACCGTCATATGGCACACCCTTTTTTGGTCCTTCAGTGTCCGACTGGTTTGCAGTATTAAGCCAGCTGTAGGAGCGGGAGAGGTGGGTGGTTACTCCGAAACGGAGGCCGACTTTGTGCGTGGCATCTTTCCACATTTGAATCAGGTCTTTTTTCGGGCCTTTATTGACGGAATTCCATTTATGGTACTTTGAATCCCAGAGGTCAAAGTTGTCGTGGTGCACGGCGCAAGGGGTAAAATATTTTGCGCCCGAACGTTTGAACAGAGCCAGCAAGGCATCGGGATCAAAATTTTCAGCTTTCCACATCGGAATGAAGTCAGCGTATCCAAATTCGGACGGGTGACCGTAGGTCTTCAAATGGTGCTCATATTCCGGGCGACCTTCAATGTAGAGGTTGCGGGCATACCATTCGCCCTGTTCGGCGACCGAGTAGGCGCCCCAGTGCAGGTAGATGCCGAACTTGGCATCGCGGAACCAGTCGGCACATTCATATTGCTGCAGCGATTCAACGGTATTTACAAATTTCGGTTTATCTTCTGACCACACCGCAGTAGTGGTGGCAAGCGCCAGCATTGTCATTGTTAATTTCATTCATCCATCCCGGTTTAAGGTTCTGCTGTAAAAAATGGTTTAACTATAGAACTCCACCTAAGGGGCGATTTTATACAGAAATCAGAAAAAATACAAAAAAGGACCGCTTCGTGAGGTGGCGGTCCTTTTAATGTTCCAATCTCTGGAAACTATTTTCCTGAAAGTTTAGTTGTCGGCTTGAATTCAGCAAATGTCCCGGGCTGACCTTCCAGCTGTTCCATCAGGGTCCGTTTGAGCTGCTGCAACTTCTGTGCATACTCCGGGTGATTGGCCAGATTCTTCTGTTCCTTCGGATCTTTGGAAAGATCGTAGAGCTGATCGATATCCCAATACGCCGCATAGTTTTTCGGGATCTTCTTTTCCAGCCCGCGGCCGCCTCGTGTGGAGGCAATATGATAAAGCGGTTTGGGTTCGCCGTTTTTCGGGATATCAAACTTTTCTTCCCGATCCGGGTGTACACGCCAGGCGATGTATTTGAACCCATCTTTTAACACGGCACGCGATGAACCGATCTGCAGGTGTACATCTTTCCGCACCTCTTTGCTATCCCCCTGGAGAACACTGGTAAAACTGGTTCCGTCCATTGGAGGTTGTTTGGATTCCGGTATCCCGCAGAGTTCATAAATGGTCGGCGCAAAATCAATATTGGCCAGCAGCTGATCGGCGCGACGTTTCCCTTTCAGGTTTTTACCCCAGACAAAGGCCGGCACATGGGCGCCACCTTCGTAGAGTGCACCTTTGGCCCCCATGCCGTTATCCACAAAGAAAAAGATGATGGTGTTGTCGAGTTCACCCATTTCTTCAAGCTTCGTAATGATCGCGTTGATTCCGTCGTCGAGCCACAACGCATCGGCATGGTCACCTTTGGGCGGATATCCGGCGGCTTTGAGGCGTTTGGGAATGGTGTTTCGTGCGGGTTGGACCTGCAACGGTTCTCCAAGCACGCCTGCAGGAGTAAAGCGCGGATTTGCGGAGTATTTGTGCCCTGCGGGACCCGGACCATGGTTGAGGGTGGAACAGAAATGAAGATAAAACGGCTTGTCCTGTTTTTCAGCCTGTTCCAGAAAGTCGAGGCCGCCTTTGGTGATCCAGTCCTGATTATGGGCTTCCATCTTAATCGGCATATGGCCCGGAACGTTGCCGGCATAAATGCTGGCCGCATAGTCAAATCCGTTCTGCAGGACGCTGGCCACTTCAGCAGCCTGCTTGCTTTCGAGGAATTCCTGCGTTTTTGCATCAAAAGGATCTGCATCGCGCCAGGGCGAAATGCCCGGCACTTTGATGGTGTCGCTGTGGAGTACGTGGTTTTTTCCTGCAAAGCCGGTGAAATAGCCGTTTTCTTTGAGCACACTACCGATATTCGCCTTGCCCGGGGTGACATGAACATTGAAATGCGGGTTCGGCTGGTTTCCGAAGGCTTCCATATCCTGCAGGAATCCTTTGTCCTGGCTGCGGCTGGGATATTCTCCGGTCAACACACTAAACCGGCTCGGGGTACAGACGGTGGATGTTGCATACATCCGGTCCAGAATAATGCCTTCGGAGGAGAGGCGATCAATGGTCGGGGTCAGGTTTTTCGGTTTGCCGTCTTCATCCCGGCCCTCAGGGAGAAAGTTGAACTCCGGACGCCATTGGTCATCGGTCATGATAAAAAGGATATTCGGGCGCGTTTCTTTACTTAGCGCAGACGTCGCCGCTGCTGCCGCGAGAATCATGATCGTTAAAATTGCATTCCGTTTCATTGTACATTCCTAAAGTGATGGTTGGGTGCTTCTAATCAATAAATACCGCCTGTTTACGGGGTTTTGATTTTATTTTTGATGAATTTATCAAAACGCCACTGTTGAATGGGATTACCTCAACAACTGAATATACTTACGTAAATAAGAGGGAATAAGTGAATAGACGACTTAAATATGTACTGCATGTATCCATGCTTTGTACTCTTTCGGCCTTTTCAACAGATTATTATGTTTCAACCAACGGGGTGGATGTTTGGCCCGGGGGTGATTTTTCGGCTCCGTTTGCGAGCATCCAATATGCCGCGGACCGCATGGTACCCGGGGATTCCTGCTACATCCGGACCGGGCGCTACCACGAGGAAATTACTGTTTCAAATACGGATCAATTAACCTTTTCGGCCTACAGCAATGAAACCGTCGTGTTGGATGGCTCCATGGTTATTTCCAATGGTTGGACGCTGCATTCTGGAAATATCTACAAAACGACCCTGAACGAAGATGTGTGGCAGCTGTTTGCCGATGGTGAAATGCTGATTCCTGCCCGCTGGCCGAATGCGGACCCGAATATAGATCTGTGGGAGCAGTGGGAATCGGATCATTGGGCGGAAGGACGATCAGAACGTAATTTCTCCCCGGATAATCCACCTTGGGATGTGAACGGAACGGTATATGATCATCCGCATAATGGAATCGATCTAGCCGCATCGGGGCTGGATATCAGCAATGCCATTGCGGTGCTGAACCTGGGCAGTTTCAGAACCTGGACGCGTGTTGTGGATGCGCATGTCCCTGGTTCCAATATGTTCACCCATGCCCCGGTTTCTGCGTCGGGCTATAAAGACAAGGAGCACTATTATTTTGTCGAAGGCAAATTGGAACTGCTCGATGCGGAGAATGAGTGGTTCTATGATACGGTAACGTCAAATCTTTATGCTTGGGTTCCGGGGGGAGTAACCCCGGCGAGCTTGGAGATTAGGGGCAAACATACCACGTATTGTTTCTCGGCAAGCAATTGTGATGACTTGATGCTTTCGGGCATCGATTTTTTTGCAGGGACTTTCCATTTGGATAACTGCCTGCGTGCCCGGGTCGAAAATTGTGAATTGCTTTATCCCAGCTGTACGAAACGCATGCTCCGTAATATTGGGGCTCCGGAAACCACGCATCTGGATGGGGATGACTCTATCGTATTTAACTGTACCTTCGCTTACTCAGACGGCCATGGCATCTATGTGAACGGCGACGACAATACGGTAGAGAACTGCTACTTTCATCATATCGACTACAGTGTTTCCGAACTGCCGTCGGTTATGGCGGCACTTTATATGAACGGCAACCGGAATAGCTTTCGTAAAAATACGCTGCACAGTTTCGGGGCATCGGTCGGCTATCTGCAGGATAAAGCCGCAACCACGGAATATAATAATTTCTATAACGGCGGCTACAAGCAACACGATGGTGCCATGGTTCAGGTGATGGTGGCGAATCAGTTGAATGCAAATATCGGCTGGAACTGGGTGCATGACTGGTCGCGCCTGGGTATCCGCTTCGATGGAGGAGGCGGTCAGGGCGGCCTGATTCACCACTCTGTGGGCTGGGGGCCGAACATGAATTCCACTGTCTATATCGGGAATCATGAAAACAACGAGGTTTACAATAACTCCGGCATATACAGTAAATCACGCAACGAGATTGTGGTAGAGCACGGCGGGGATCCATACAGCCACAATACAAACTCGATTACGCGCAACAATATTGCGCCGCGCATGGGCGGCAGCAACAGTGGGATCAATGATGTACCGGGCACCTTTGACCATAACTGGAACAGTCAGGCGACCGGTGCAGATATTCGAACACAACTGCGGGATCCCGATAACCTCGACTTCCGTCCATTGCCCGGCGCGGATATTGTTGATGCCGGCACCAACGTTCCCGGTGTAACGGACGGTTATATGGGCAGTGCACCCGATATCGGTGCGTATGAATATGGGGATTCCAACTATTGGATTGCGGGTCATCAGGCCGAACAGGCTTCGATACCCATTCCGCCAAACGGGACGGCTGATGCCAAAGGTTCAGCCTCGCTGATGTGGCATCCTGCACTGGGTACGCTTTCGAATCATGTTTATCTCGGAACTTCATCCAATGCCGTTCTCAATGCCACGCATGTGTCGCCCGAATACCGGGGAAACACGGTAAACAATATATATGATCCGCTGGGGCTTTATGCGCAGACCTACTATTGGCGCATCGATTGCGTTACGGTAACGGGTACCGTCAAGGGCGCAGTCTGGTCGTTTGCGGCATCGGACGTTTCCGCAACGCTTCCGGGGATTATAAATGCTCCGGCTGAAAATATTACGGAAGATTCCGCTGTAATTGGCGGACAGATCACGGATGGAGGAACGGCCTCACAGGTATGGGTTCATTGGTGGCCGGAAGCCGGGGCAACCAATACGGTCAATATGGGCGTTCAGGATTATGCTTTCGACCTTCCGCTTAACGGGTTGATCACGAATACGCAGTATTATTTCCAAGCTCAGGCATCGAACACGTATGGGACGAGCTGGGCGCCTACCATAGGCAGTTTTCTGACCGGCGGGGCAATGCCACCTTCTACTAAAATTGCCGTTGCACACCTGCCGGTGCTTGAGGATTCCTGGGTGCAGGAGGGCAATAATGAAGGGGTTAACCATGACGGCGAAACGATCCTTAAAGTGCGCGGAACAACCCGTTTCAGTTATTTGAAGTTTGATACCGGCAACCTGGATGGGGCTCAGTTTGATTCGGCCCGGATTTTTATCCGTGCCACACAGGATATTCCGGATACGTCAATGCACAGTGTTTCCAACAACAGCTGGACGGCGCCAACGCTCGTGGGCTCGAATGCCCCGGTGCGCGGTGCTGTTTTTGATTCCGTGACCGCTTCTGCCGGGGACTGGGTTGAATTTGATTCGTCGAGCTGGATTACGGGCAAGGGGGTCTGGTCGGTTGCCCTGTCAACATCTGCTTCGGGGGCGCTCAACTGGCATGCGGAAGAGTCGGGGAACGTGCCCTATCTAGCCGTGACCTATTTTTCGGATACCGCCGATCTGAATACCAATACTATTCCCGACTGGTGGGAAACGGATTATTTCGGGCACATCGTCGATAATACGGATGCCGATCTGGATGGCGTGGATAATTATGGCGAATATGTCGGCGATACGGATCCCACTGATTCCAATTCGGTTTTTTCCGTATCCGCGAGTGTGACCAACGGCGCAGATTTCAGACTGTCCTTTGGAACATCCACGAATCGAAACTATGCCGTTAAATCATCGACCAACCTGATTTCCAAGGTCTGGAACACGGAAACCAATTTGGTGCCCGGGCCGGGCGTTGAAGTGGAGGTTCCGCTGCCTGCCAAAAAACCAGAGGAGTTTTTCAGGGTTGAGGTGAGTGTTCCATAAGTGCTTACATTGAACGTTTCTTAGCTGTTTTCGTCAAATTCTCCCGATTTTACGGCATTAACAAAATAGTGTCGCAAAGGTGCAATGAACAAAAGAGGATGCGGATGATACCTGTGAATAAATCCCTTATATTATCGATTTTTGCCTGTGCTATGGCTGCGCATGCAACAGACTACTATGTGGCCACAAACGGCAATGACACCGCGAACGGGAAATCCGTAGGGAACGCCTTCGCGACGATTCAGAAAGGTATTGATGAAATGTCATCCGGGGATACGCTCTATATCCGCGGTGGGCGCTATCATGAAGAGGTGGGCATTACCAATCGCACCGGCCTGACGATTGAAGCCTATGCCGGTGAGCAGCCGGTCATCGATGGCACGATTCCAATGGTTGGAACCTGGACGGCAACGAATTTGAATGGGCATTCGGTCTGGGTGACTTCAGCGAGCGAAGATATCTGGCAGCTTTTTGTGGATGACCGCATGCAGGTGGTGGCGCGCTGGCCGAATGTGACGGTGGGGCATCCGTGCGATCCGATCCAGCTGAAGGCCAACGGCCATGATCCGGTGGAGAACAGCTGGTGGGATATTGGCACCTGGGGGCAGATGTATAATGTACATAATGATTCCGGGGTTCTGACCAATCATACCGCTTATCACGACCTGGCCGCTGAGGGGCTTAGTTTTTCGGGGGGCTCGATTATTCTGAATTTCCACTCCGAATCACAGTTTTCGCGCAACATCCTCACGCATACTGCCGGGAGCAATGCGCTGACCTATGAGCCGGTGGTTAACCCGCACGACAAAGGGGCGGGTCCCTTTCTGATTGAGCATTTGAACGCGTTGGATCTTCCCGGCGAGTGGTGGTATGACCAAACCTCAGGGCTGGTCTGGTTCTGGCCGGAAGGCGGGCAGGATCCCAACCAGCTCAACATTCGTGGAAAATCGATTGATTATGGATTGTCGATTGGTGGATCCAGTTCGGATATCGAAGTGAAAAATATCGACTTCTTTGCCTGCACGGTGAATGCACCGAACCAGTCATATCTGACGTTTGACGACTGTCTTTTTGACTATCCCACCTGGTTTCCGAGGATGCTGGGGGAACATACCTACAACATGGTCAACGGCGAGGCCCGCATGCAGCCGCTGGGCGAGGGAACCACCCGCCTGACGGATGGATCGAACCACACCATCAAAAACTGCATTTTCCGATATTCGGATGCGCTGGTCGATATGGATGACGGGTTTCAGAATGTGGTGGATAATAATCTGTTTCACCACTGGAGCTTTTCCGGTATGGCCTCCTTTGTGTTGAACATGAATTCGAATCACGAAAGTGTGCAGCGCCGAAACACCTTCCATACCAATGGTTCAAAGGTGATGTCCAAGCATTCCAACTGTGATGTGGAGTGGTCGCGTGCGTATTGGTTCGGCTATTTCCAGAACGATGGAACCGCGTGGCAGTGCAAAGGGGGTAACGGGGCCGGGGGCGGATCAGATGGCGTACGACGACATCATATCTGGCACCATGATGCCAAGAAGGTCGGCGGACGCTGGGATGGTAATGCCGGAATCAATGGCACCGACGATCACTTTGTTTCATGGAATGCCGTGGCATCGCTGCTGATCAAAGGGGACTACCATCGCGTTGTGAATAATACCGGACTCTTCTCTCATGACCCGACCGATAACATGCATAAGATCGACATGGGGTCGGATACGAATGATGTGAAGAATGGTCACACCATCACCTATAACAATCTTTCCGACAGTATTTCGGCCACACGCAGCGGCTATACGCCGTTGAACGGGAATGCCACCAACAACTGGAACGGATATCATCATCCAGACCCGTCCGATACGGCAGACAAGCAACTGCGTGACCCGAAGAATCTCGATTTTCGCCCGCGGGCGGATTCGGATCTGATTGACCAGGGTACGGTGGTTCCCGGTCTCAATGAGGATTATATGGGCAGTGCGCCGGATATCGGCGCCTATGAGCATAACTGCACAAACTATTGGATTCCCGGTTTCCAATCACTGGAAGCCAGTACGCCGGTTCCTCCCAATGGTTCCATAACCGTGAAATCCGATGCCGACCTGATGTGGCTGGCCGGCCGGGATTCGACCTCACACAATATTTATTTCGGCACTATTTCGGGAGCTCTCACGTTCAGCACCAATCAGGTGAACAATATTTTTGAGCCGGGTGAACTGGTGGAGGGGCAGACCTATTTCTGGCGGATTGACGAAGTGACGCCGACGGGAACCGTGGTTGGCACCGAATGGAGTTTCACACCGGGAACCGAGCTGACGACCGTTTATCAAAGCTTTACTCCGATTGCCGATACGTATGCGCACTATGATGCCAGCAATGCAACCTATGCCACACAGAATTTCGGCACTGATACCTCGATCAAGTTTACCAGTTATAATAATGGAGACGTTAGGAAACACGGTTACATGATGTTTGATGTCAATGTGACCGGCCAGGTGGTTTCGGCTACGTTGAACCTGCATAACCCCAATGGCGGAACGGTAGGGGGGCTGGGGGTTTATGCTATGACCAATGCCGCGTGGGGTGAGTCTACACTCACCTGGAATAACCGTCCGGAAATTGATGGGCCTATTCTGGACAGTAAGGATATTAAAACCGGGTGGAGCTCGTTTTTTGTCGGGGAAGGCGTATCCACCGGCCTGGTGTCATTTGGACTGATTAAGGAACTGGGTAACGGAAACCGGGCCATTTCCAGTTCGGAAACCACCAACAGTCCGGTGCTGATCGTTGAATATGCCGCGGACCTTCCTGATCTTCCGGCGATGCCTCAGAATTTAACCGCGCTCGGTGGTCCGGGGAATATTGCACTGAGTTGGGATGCGAGTCCGGAAACCTATGTGATGGGTTATGATGTTTACCGAACCGATTATATTGAAGATGACTTTGTTAAGATCAATGCGTCGCTGGTGACCTCCGCTGTTTATGTGGATACGGCCGTCATTCCGGGGCAGATTTATTACTATAAAGTCCGGGCAGTGGATCAGTATGGACGGCAGTCGTACGGTACGCCATGGGCGGATGCCGTGCCGCAGACACAGGGAGGAAATACACCGCCCATATTCACCTCCAACCCGGTTGTGAAATCCGTGGGCGGTCAGGATTCATCATA
This DNA window, taken from Pontiella desulfatans, encodes the following:
- a CDS encoding CBM96 family carbohydrate-binding protein, with translation MAAHATDYYVATNGNDTANGKSVGNAFATIQKGIDEMSSGDTLYIRGGRYHEEVGITNRTGLTIEAYAGEQPVIDGTIPMVGTWTATNLNGHSVWVTSASEDIWQLFVDDRMQVVARWPNVTVGHPCDPIQLKANGHDPVENSWWDIGTWGQMYNVHNDSGVLTNHTAYHDLAAEGLSFSGGSIILNFHSESQFSRNILTHTAGSNALTYEPVVNPHDKGAGPFLIEHLNALDLPGEWWYDQTSGLVWFWPEGGQDPNQLNIRGKSIDYGLSIGGSSSDIEVKNIDFFACTVNAPNQSYLTFDDCLFDYPTWFPRMLGEHTYNMVNGEARMQPLGEGTTRLTDGSNHTIKNCIFRYSDALVDMDDGFQNVVDNNLFHHWSFSGMASFVLNMNSNHESVQRRNTFHTNGSKVMSKHSNCDVEWSRAYWFGYFQNDGTAWQCKGGNGAGGGSDGVRRHHIWHHDAKKVGGRWDGNAGINGTDDHFVSWNAVASLLIKGDYHRVVNNTGLFSHDPTDNMHKIDMGSDTNDVKNGHTITYNNLSDSISATRSGYTPLNGNATNNWNGYHHPDPSDTADKQLRDPKNLDFRPRADSDLIDQGTVVPGLNEDYMGSAPDIGAYEHNCTNYWIPGFQSLEASTPVPPNGSITVKSDADLMWLAGRDSTSHNIYFGTISGALTFSTNQVNNIFEPGELVEGQTYFWRIDEVTPTGTVVGTEWSFTPGTELTTVYQSFTPIADTYAHYDASNATYATQNFGTDTSIKFTSYNNGDVRKHGYMMFDVNVTGQVVSATLNLHNPNGGTVGGLGVYAMTNAAWGESTLTWNNRPEIDGPILDSKDIKTGWSSFFVGEGVSTGLVSFGLIKELGNGNRAISSSETTNSPVLIVEYAADLPDLPAMPQNLTALGGPGNIALSWDASPETYVMGYDVYRTDYIEDDFVKINASLVTSAVYVDTAVIPGQIYYYKVRAVDQYGRQSYGTPWADAVPQTQGGNTPPIFTSNPVVKSVGGQDSSYSGNLADNAVDLDGDSLLFSKLSGPSWLNVATNGVLSGMPGNDDVGLNSWQVEVSDGEDANTATLRITVINVNDAPVFNADPIIGTDGIVGEDYMDTLADDADDMDGDTLTFSKLSGPSWLSVAANGELSGMPDAAGLNIFNVQVSDGNGGSDTAILHIDVAAEPPAGELLAYEGFEYEAGTKIHGLNGGLGFSNVWVSSQNGLSDDHFTIVSDGDSWGDLAVSSNRLQRVSPGGKESLSRVLSGDLGATNLWFSVLWRPNENEGFAIGSGALQEDGSPPDNINGDVGFGFTNADNLNALACIWDASGRHESSGSISISQNTPVLVAGYIEFNVGTSGEDRLSLYPVSTNLTLGSAITVELDVDESTLNTLTIETQAGPGYDEIRIGRTVDDVLPDSSEPPAPVPAYDTWSDEFGLVGAETNYFAQTDTDGMNQLLEYGLGGNPTNDDADAVMPASSMIEIGGTNWMEYVYRRRTDADSRGLAYWLERSTNLVSNIWNTNGYMEVGTGSLEPGFESVTNRVQADDGEQYIRLRISIE